The Candidatus Desulfatibia profunda DNA segment AACGAATAGAGCTGTGTCTTCTGCACGGCTGGATGATAAAAAAGCCTGTCCCCGTACGAATCACAACTTTCAAGAATGTGTGCAAACACTTTTTTGCCGCTTGGCAGGCCATCGTCTCTTCCTATAAATACAACAGACAGATCACGGTATTTTTCAAAAATATCGGGCAACACATCTGCCAACAGATCAACACCCTTTATCCTGCTCAATGTCCCAAAAACCAGCAAATAAGGGAACCTATGTTTATGGGCATTAAAAAACGAATAATCAAGAATTGGCTCTTGTATATCCATAGGGGTACGGATAACTGTCGGCGCACAGCCTGTAACTTTAAAGAAGATATTTGAGACTAATCTGCTTGGTGCAAAGCTCGCCTCAGCTTTCGCAACCTGCTGAACTTCAAGCCAATCACTCAAGGATTCACAAAAGCTTCTTTTTCTGCCATAAGCAGACCTCAATGCAGGCGTATAGCTAGACACCCGACAAACCATCGGAACCTTCCCATTTTTGAGCAAAGTGTATCCCGGTGCCATATAACTTGAGGCCTGAAGAATATCAAACGGTCTACTTTTATGAATCTCCCAAAACTTAGTGGCAATTCTTCTGGATGAGGCAAGCTGACTAAAAAACTGTGTTATCCCTAAAAAAGGAAAGATGGACCGCATCCGGTGCAAAAAAACGTTTCGTTTCACTTCGCAGACCGTCACCGTTTCATCCTGCCAGACAGTATCTCGGTCAGACAGAACAAAAACCCACACATCGCATCTACGTAAAGACAATGCCTTGGCGGTTTTTTTTATATAATTGGCAAGACCTCCGTCCGCGCTAGTCTTGGTGACATACTCTGGAGTTAGGAAAGCGATGCGCATAAATTTATTCTAACGGCCCACGACATTCGGCAATGATCGGTGTACCCTTCGTTAGAATTGTCATTGGCTCGATCCACGGCACGTATACATTCGGCATATGATAAAGCGATACTTCCCGGTAATACTGCCTTAAAATCCAGTATAACTCTCCCGGGCTAAACTCACGAACGTGTGGCATATATGCAGGTGGCCCCTTGTCGCCGGAAGGCCGCACGACCTCTCGATTGGGTGTACTGTAAATAGCAATAGGCGCCAAACTGCTACAAAAACTAAGAAATTCTCTCATATTGTCCACATGTTCAAAAACATCTAAGGATATAAGCAAATCATATTTTTTGACAATGTGCCCCTCAAAGTGCTTGAAATATGTCACGTTCGGATACGAACGGTGTTCTTCTGCCCAGGATCTCGCAAAATCGTCTTCCTCAAAACAATGAATTGTCCTGCTACGGTCAACTGCTGCAAAATGAGCAAATGGACCTGTACCTGAACCAATCTCGACAATACTTTTAGCATCCCGGATTAATGAGGTAGCAGCCCAGTTTAGGGCCAGCATGTTAGGCCACTCGAATGGCTGACCAGTGGCAAGCCTCTCCTTTGCCATATTGACCCCTTTCATTTCTGGGTTTTCCTGATATGGTCGAACCTTTTCTTCTATATATACCCGATCGTCAAACGCCGAAGTTGCGCAAGGTTTACTCTTTCGCCAAGCTTCCACAAACATTTGTCCTTTCATGACAAATTTGCCAGCAGCTCCCCTTGCCAAGTTAGAGATAGGCGCAACAAGGGCTGCAGGGGTCTTGGCCGGAAAAGGTCGCCGTTTTTCATCCCTTGCAACATTGCCCTCATCCATCCAGAGAGAAAGCTGATTGCCGATTCTCTGCCATATCGCCCCGGCATGATAATCCTTCCAAAACCGATGCCATCCGTTTATAGCGATCTCCTGGCCTTCATCGGCATGCGCCAAATAATAGCGGGTCAATTCGATGGCTTCCGGAATGGTATTGAATCCCACGATCTCCTTTCCCAATTCAAAAATATGCGCCAATCCGGTTTTATTGTCACATATCTGAAGAATTCCGAAACCTGAAAGAGCGAACATCCTTCTGTTGATTGGACCGGTCGAGTTATGAATATTCCAGCCGATCTTGGTTTCTTCGTATATTTGTTTTAATGTAACATCATCGATCCGTCCCGCATTCCAACCACTGCCGTAACACTTGGCATGTGGAAATGCAGCGACCAGCCGATCAAGTCGCGCTTTCCTTTGGGAATTCCTAGCGCAAACAAGAGAAATGTCAACATTACGTTCTTTATACGATATTTTATGTTCCTCATTCTGTGAAGGGACATCGGAAGGCGCTGTAAAAACAGGCAACCAAGCCAGTCTTTTGCAACCCCAACTCTCATATTGGAAACGTGCGGCTATATTCCCGTAGAATACTGCGTCAAAAGCAGCAGCTACAGGCGCACTCAGGTTTTCGCTGCTTTCTGGATCATCAAAGCAAGAGTATACGTTAAATGTAGATAAATACGGCAGAAATTCGGGATGCAAGTTTACACCGTTATAAAGCAAAAGCACATCGCAACTGTCGGCCGCCTGCTGCAACCGGCTATACAGAGCCATCAGTTTTTTTTCCCTGGCTCTCCACCGTTGATCTAATTCTTTCCAGGCAAGCCTGGGACTTGGCGGATCAATAGTCATGCAGAAGCAGGAGACTTCCAAATCATCTCCGGCAGAAGCTGCAATTTCCTGATACCATAAATTAACACTTGGAGAATGTACCACATGGGCAAGTAAAATTTTCATACGTTCACCATTTCAAAAAACAAATTTCAGTTTTCTGGCACCCTGTATGCCCCAACCCAAGAGTCACGGAGATGTAGGATTCTTCCATTTATCAATCCATCCCGACAGAGCCTTTCCACCCCAAGGCATACAGAGTGAATCCAGTGATATTTTTTAACCAGCCCTGGGTTAAAGTCATGCCACAGGATTAAGGATCCAGCCTTCATATGCTTTAGGATTTCACGAGTATCATGATATACAAAATTACTGTCATGGCAGCCGTCAATAAAGGCAACATCTATAGTCCCGATATCGGGCTCCCATTTTGCGGTATTGGCAAAGATTTGGGTTATATTTGTAAGGTTCCTCTGACGGTATGCTATGCCAATCTTTTCCCTCTCAAGAGCTACAGTTGTGAGCTTCCCCCCTTCACCCGAAGCTATTTCTTCCGGCGGGATATTGACAGTATAGATTCTCGAATCTGGCGCATTTACAGACATCAAAACCGTCGCCTTACCACTTGCTGTCCCTATCTCCAATGCAACTTTTGGATTCACGTTGCGCATTACAGTCGCAAGGCTTTCAGCATCGCGAATACGGCGCTCATTGACATCTTCAATATAGTCGAAGTCATAGATATCAGGCCTATCCAGAATAGGATCTTCTTTCCAATCGAAGACTTTTTTGAGCTCTTGGAAATTGTTTAACTCGATGACAGAGTGCTGGAGGTTTGGAAAATCATCATTATTGGCAATTTTATTTAGGATTTTTCTTATATTATTTATTATTACCATTAACACACCTTTAATTTTGAAGTTTTTTAGTCTCCCAAGATAACATTGGTGCAAGTTTTCCACGAATCGATTCAGCCAGATATGCACGGTTGGCTCCACCTGTTCGTTCAACATGTAGAGGAATGGTGATACCATTTGGGTAAAAAGTCCGAATGTTGAAAATAGTTGCTAATATCCTTAGCTCATACTTGACAGGTGCAAGCAAGTTTGCCGGAATCACAGATTTTGAAACATAGTACCCGGGATCCACTACTGGTATCCCATCGTTATCTTCATCGTGAAAACTGCGAAATAGAAGTG contains these protein-coding regions:
- a CDS encoding glycosyltransferase, whose product is MKILLAHVVHSPSVNLWYQEIAASAGDDLEVSCFCMTIDPPSPRLAWKELDQRWRAREKKLMALYSRLQQAADSCDVLLLYNGVNLHPEFLPYLSTFNVYSCFDDPESSENLSAPVAAAFDAVFYGNIAARFQYESWGCKRLAWLPVFTAPSDVPSQNEEHKISYKERNVDISLVCARNSQRKARLDRLVAAFPHAKCYGSGWNAGRIDDVTLKQIYEETKIGWNIHNSTGPINRRMFALSGFGILQICDNKTGLAHIFELGKEIVGFNTIPEAIELTRYYLAHADEGQEIAINGWHRFWKDYHAGAIWQRIGNQLSLWMDEGNVARDEKRRPFPAKTPAALVAPISNLARGAAGKFVMKGQMFVEAWRKSKPCATSAFDDRVYIEEKVRPYQENPEMKGVNMAKERLATGQPFEWPNMLALNWAATSLIRDAKSIVEIGSGTGPFAHFAAVDRSRTIHCFEEDDFARSWAEEHRSYPNVTYFKHFEGHIVKKYDLLISLDVFEHVDNMREFLSFCSSLAPIAIYSTPNREVVRPSGDKGPPAYMPHVREFSPGELYWILRQYYREVSLYHMPNVYVPWIEPMTILTKGTPIIAECRGPLE
- a CDS encoding class I SAM-dependent methyltransferase, yielding MVIINNIRKILNKIANNDDFPNLQHSVIELNNFQELKKVFDWKEDPILDRPDIYDFDYIEDVNERRIRDAESLATVMRNVNPKVALEIGTASGKATVLMSVNAPDSRIYTVNIPPEEIASGEGGKLTTVALEREKIGIAYRQRNLTNITQIFANTAKWEPDIGTIDVAFIDGCHDSNFVYHDTREILKHMKAGSLILWHDFNPGLVKKYHWIHSVCLGVERLCRDGLINGRILHLRDSWVGAYRVPEN
- a CDS encoding glycosyltransferase family 4 protein — encoded protein: MRIAFLTPEYVTKTSADGGLANYIKKTAKALSLRRCDVWVFVLSDRDTVWQDETVTVCEVKRNVFLHRMRSIFPFLGITQFFSQLASSRRIATKFWEIHKSRPFDILQASSYMAPGYTLLKNGKVPMVCRVSSYTPALRSAYGRKRSFCESLSDWLEVQQVAKAEASFAPSRLVSNIFFKVTGCAPTVIRTPMDIQEPILDYSFFNAHKHRFPYLLVFGTLSRIKGVDLLADVLPDIFEKYRDLSVVFIGRDDGLPSGKKVFAHILESCDSYGDRLFYHPAVQKTQLYSFITNAEAILMPSRVDNYPNACIEAQMFGKPVIGTYDSSLDEMIVDGETGFLAKNADIESIKKAIKKFLNLNSEQREAMRQKIISHIEAIKCEDRVGQLTEFYKEAINNFKVQHGEK